The Thermodesulfatator atlanticus DSM 21156 region CCTTCTCAGGATAAGGGCGTTTGGGCGCCAAAATCCAGTTGATAATGACCATGGCGGCGCCGATAGCAAAAACAATTAAAGCTGTGATCAGAATCGGGATATATTTTAAGCTTAGAGAAAGTTCCATCTACGCCCCCTGTGTTGCATTTTCAGATTCTTTTTGGGTTGCAGACTTGGCTTCAGGTTTTTTCGCACTTTTTGCTTTAGCTGGCCCCTTTTTAGCAGGCTTTTTAGGAGCCTTCTTCTCTTTGACGGTAAGCGCTCCATTTGGACAGGCTTCAACACAATAGGGTTTTTTACCAGCTTTAATGCGGTTGTAGCAAAGATCACATTTTGTCACAACCCCGGTTAAAGGATCAAAAACAGGCACTCCCCAAGGACAGGCAAAAATGCAATTGAGGCAACCTACACATAACTTCTGATCAATAAAAACTACGTCAGCAGAGGCATCGCGGTACATCGCCCCTGTAGGACAGGCATCAGCACACTTGGGCTTTTTACATTGCATACAGGAAAAGTAGGCAAAAGATTCTTTAACCTCACCATCTTTCACTACTTTCATGGAAAGGATACGACAATTAGAAATGCCGGGCGAAAACCCGTGGCCTTTATTACAGGCTTCCACACACTTCTGACAACCGTCACATTTTGAAGGATCATGCTCTATCGTGTACGGCATTTGATTGCTCCTATCTTTTTTCGATTCTATCCATAGGAAGCCTGTATTCTTTCAGTTCAATTTTGTCAAAATAAATATTGAACATTTTTTATATGGAAAAACTACGAAAATCTCTCTTATTTTCTCTTTTTTTTGAGCACTCACAAAAAATTGTGAAAATAAAATCTTTTTAGAACTCCGCTGCATGGGACACTTCATGCTTGAAGGTATCCTTTAGCCAGCGTGCCCTTTTGAGTTTGCTTGCTTCTTCAACCCTTACAAACTTAAGCGCATCCATAGGGCAGCGTGTAACACATGCCGGTTCAAGGCCTTCATCAATACGCTCAACGCAATAATCACACTTATGGATTTTGCCCTCTAGGCTATTCCATTGCGGAATACCCCAGGGACAGGCCATAATGCAAGCCCTACAACCTATACAGAGATCCGATTTAAACATAACTATGCCGTCACTTTCTCTTTTAAATAAAGCCCCTGTAGGACAGGCCTCTACACAGAAAGGCCGCTCGCAATGAAAGCAAGAATTATAAAGAAACATAAGGCGGGGCTTTCCGTGAAACATATCAGGCCCTGAACGGAAAATACGACAGTTGGCCTCGCCAAAAGGGAGCCCCTTCCAGTCCATGCAGCTCAGTTCACAGGCAAGACAACCGATACACCTGGTAGGATCATGATAAATATAGTATTTAGCCATTTTAAGCCTCCTTAAATGTTAATCTCTCTTTTATTGTGGCTCTTATTCTGAAGGTGTTACCTCTACAAAACACTCACAAAGGGCATTGGCTCCTCCTGCGGGGTCATAAACGTCAAGAAGTCCTACCTCTAGACGCTGATCAGCAACCCCGCGGTTATAGGCTCTCGTCTGCTGAGGCACTGTGCGCCCAAAACCATGGAGCATATAAACCGCCTCAGGATGAATGAGTTCTGTAGCGAAAACTTTTATTTTTTTCTCGTAATTTCCATTTTTTACGATCACGGTATCTCCGGTCTTAAGTCCCATCTCCTTAGCCACCTGGTCATTTATCCAGAGGACGTTTTCTTTGAGGTATGGGTGAAGAGCAGGATTGTTCATCCACATACCATGTGTTTGCCAGGCACACCTGCCAAAGAGGAGCCTGAACTTACCCTTAGGGGGTTTTTCGGGGGATTCATACGGCTTAAGGGAAGGAATCCCTGCTTCTTCCCATTTTTTAGCAATAATTTCAATCTTCCCAGAATCGGTTTTAAAGGGAAGCTTTTCCATGCGGTCATACCAGATAGGCTCATCAACCAGGGTAATAAAGCCTTTTTTCTGGATATCTTCTACGTTGATGCCAGTATCCTCGAGCTGTTTTTGCCAGAGGTCTTCGATGGTTTCATAGGGAAAGTGCTCGCCTTTGCCGAGACGCTTGGCAAGCTCAATGTATATCCACCAGCCAGGTTTAGTGTCATGGCGTGGTTCAATAGCCTGGGTCCTGATCCTGAAGCCAGGCTTAAGTCCCTTTTGGGTAGCAATTAGATCAGAGCGTTCAAGATACGTGCATTCAGGTAAAATGACATCGGCATATTTTGCCGTTTCACTCCAGTTAACGTCACAGACCACGAGAAGGTCTAAGTTCTTAAAAATCTCCACCTGGGCTTCGGGATCAGGTAGCCCGGTAAGAGGATCATGACGATGCACAAAATACGCTTTTATGGGATAAGGCTCCCCTGTCTTTATGGCTTCAAAGGCTCGGTGCAAAAGCCCTGGGCCTTTATTGATATACGGATATTTCCAGCCTGCACCGTCGGCACGTTTTTCTTCCACCTTGGGAAGATTTTCGCCTATGCTCTTTAAGCCTTTTTTACCTGCATCCCCAGGGCCCTTCATAAAAAATAGGCCACCAGGGACTTCTATTGCCCCCATGAGCACGTTCAAAAGATAAGTGGTCCGGCTTTCCCAAAAAGCATTAAGGTAACGCGCTCTCATCCAGCCAGGATGAAATATTACGTGAGGGGCATCCTGGGCAATCTCACGACAAAATTGGTACATTTCCTGGGCTGGAATTCCCGTTTCTTTTTCACCCCACTCAGGTGTATAAGGCTCTACGAAGTTTGCCAGCACCTCAAAGCCATTAACCCATCTATTAACAAATTTTTTGTCATAAAGTCCTTCTTTGATAATGATGTGAATCAAAGTAAGGTTGAGAGCATAGTCTGTTCCTGGTCTTATTTTCCACCAGCGGGTGGCTTTTGAGGCGGTAACGCTATACCGCGGGTCAATGTAGGTAAGTCTGGCACCCTTGTCCAAAGCATCCAAAACTGCCTTGGTAGTTTTTATCTTTATGGCTTCCATGATATTTCTGCCATAAAGAACAATATGCTTGGCGTTGCGGTAATCGTAATTAAGGGTCTTGCGCCCAAAACCAAAAAGGGACAAAGCTGCGTGGTTTACAGAAACAGCACAGGTCACGTCGTGGTTGCAATAATTCGGTGAACCTATGGCCTTGAGAAAGGCCTTTCGGTACTCGCCAAAAGGCCCTCCTCGGTCACTTAAAAGAACTGCCCGCCCCCCGTACTGATCAATTATGCCCTTTAGTTTTTCAGCCACATAAGAAAGCGCCTCGTCCCAACTGACACTACGCCAGCGCCCAGAGCCCCGCTCTCCGTCTCTTATCAGAGGAGAAAGAGGCCTTTCAGCATCATTTAATAAGGTGCGTCCCGCAATACCTTTGGCACAAATTCCTGTGCCTATGCCCTTGTCGTGGGGATTTCCCGAAATCCATAAAACATTGTTGCCTTCTACTTCTACGGCAATAGGACACCTAACCGAACACATCCCACATATGGAATAAACAGTCTTTTTTTCACCCATGACATCCCCCTTACGCTTTTTGCTGCATTATATTTTTATGTCTGGCTTTTGAAGCCTTAATTTTTTCTTCTAAAATGTCAGCCAGACTCTTCATCTCTTTTACAACTTCACTACTCTCTCGCATTATACGGTCAAAATCTTTAAATAAAGGCAATTTATGTTTGATTTTTTTGAAAAGCCAGTAAGAAGGCAAATATAAGACGACAAAAGTAAAAATATAACTAACACTGGCACCCACACCTGGAACAATAAAGGGCAAGGGAAACTCAATTCCTCCAAAACGGAACTGCATCCAAGCTAGAACAAAAGGAATAGGAACCAGAAAAGCAGCGGAGTGGGCAATTGTTAGAAAAAAAAGCTTCCCGTAAACATCATTAGCTTCTTTATTAAAGGTATGATAAGCTTCCGTATCACCTTTCTTCACCGCCTCAACAGAAAGATTATTCCAATGAACTAAGTCATTTGTAAGCTTTTTGACATAATTGCGGTTCGCATAAAAAGCAATCCCAACTAAAAACTCTCCAATAATGACACAAATTATTGCTAACAAAAAAGTTCCCAAAAAATATGCCAAGACAGGATCACTAAGTAGTTGGTAAAAGGGCAAAAAAATCTTGTCTAAGTAAACAAGCCAGTGGGTATACATAACATCCTCCTAAAATAAGGCGAGGGGCACAAAATGCCCCTCGCAAGGCCAAGGTTTAATAAGGAGGTACGATGCTCTTTCCTAAGAAACCCTTTGAAGTGTAACGGAGACCAACGTAGATTGCGAGCACTACAAAAAGTCTCTTAAGCCAGATGTCAGGGATATATTTCTGGGTACGAGGACCAATCATGGACCCAATAAAGATACCCACCAGCTCTGTGCCAATAAGAGGCCACCAGACCTGAACACCTTTAAGAAGCATGTACGTACAAATACCCATGATCATTTTGATTAGCACCACAAAAGCTGAAGTGCCGGCAACAATAAACATGGGAAGCTTTACTATGTCGGTCATAAAAGGAACGAGCAAGAAACCACCGCCGATGCCCAAGAAAACAGCAATGGTGGCAATTACCAAACCACCAAAGGCGGCAAGCAGAGGATTGAAGCGGAACTCAACGCCGTAGAAGGTAAACACGCAATTGGTAAGACCAAAAGATACCACTTTAACGCCATCGGCAGCATCGCCCTTTTTGGCTGCTTCTTCAAAACGCTTAGCAGCTTCGCGAGCTGCTTTTCGTTTGGCACGGGCGCGTTCTGTAGTTCCGTAAAACATAAAGCCTGCCACCGCAAAAACAGCCAGACCAAAGTATCCGATATAGGCTTTAAGGCTTATCTTGCCCGCGGTGAGTTCAGCAATACCAAAAGCACCACCTACCGCACCTACTGCCAAAGCGATAGCAAGGGGCCAAACAATGCGCTTCATTTTCCAGTAGTTCACCGCGGAAACAAGCGCACTTAGACCAACCAAAAACATGTTAGATACGCGGATGGTATCGGTAAGGAATTTATTGAGGGCAGGATTGGTCTTTTTAAAGCTTTTGGCAAAGTTTGCCAGGCCAAAAATAGTGATATGGCCAACACCAGCCATGATGCCGCCAAAAGCACCCACGGTGGAAAAAATCCAGCCTACCCAGATGGCCCATAAAAGACCGCCAATAGGACTAGGCTTTGGACCACCGGGAATTCCAAGATAACCTTTAGGAGCGTTAGGATCAATACATCCTGTGGTACAAGTGGGCGTGCAAACAGGTGTTTTCGCAATAATCTTTCCCAGCTTTCCTTTAAGCCCTAGGTCATCATTTAAGAGAACGTTACACGCCTGGGCACCAGCCGCAGCTTTAGCAGCTACGGCACCCTGGGCCGCAGCCTTTTGGGCCTCAGCGGCCATCTTTTGGGCTTCTTCCGAGGCCTGAACCCCAGAATAAAGGCAATAAATCCAAGCTACCACCAAAAAAATGAAAAAAGGCATTAAAAACTTACGAAACTTTTTTAAACTTTCCATTACCCCCTCCTAATTTCATTGATCTTTTGAAAGAATCTCCATAACCTGATAAGCCGCAGGATTTACTTTATAGATGCCTTTTCACCTCCTTTTCTTAATTTTGTGCAAGGCATTGAGCTTTACTGATAGTGGTCTGCAAAAGAAGGGCCAAACAAATGTGAGTTTTTTCTTCACAAAATCAGGGAGAAAAGGGGCTTTTTTGATAAGCATTTGAGGACTGCAACAAAAATAGCTGCAACTTTTTTGTTGCAGTGCCACAAAAATTATTCTTTGCGGAAATCGCTGGACTTGATCTGAAGTTGCCGCATCAAGCGCTGAAAAGCTTGACGCTCAAGGCCTGCCATACGAGCAGCTTGAGTTACATTACCTCTCGTCTTTAAAAGAAGCTCTTCTACATAACGGCGGGAAAAGCTTTCTAACAGTTCTTTTTTGGCCTGAGAATAAGGTTTTTCAAGGTAGAGGCTAAAATAATCAACCTGGATGGGGAGAGTCTTTTCTGAAAAGTCTTGAGAGGTGATAGTGTCTCCCCTACAAAGCAAAACAGCTCTGCGCACGGCATTTTGCAGCTCGCGCACGTTCCCTTTCCAAGGGCGATTAACCAAATAATCAAGTGCTTCCGAGCTAAAGCTTAGCCCTTCTTTTCCGTATTTTTCGCTATACTTATGCAAAAAATAGTTAGCAAGGGGCAAGATATCTTCTTTGCGTTCGCGCAAGGGCGGCACGTATATAGTTACGACATTTAAACGATAAAATAAATCTTCACGAAAGGCTCCCTGGGACATCTTTTCTTCTAAGTCCTGGTTAGTTGAAGCGATAACTCTTGCGTCTACCGGGATGGTCTTAGTAGAACCAAGGGGCCTTATTTCTTTTTCCTGCAAAACGCGCAAAAGCTTGGTTTGCACTGATGGGGAAATATCTCCTATTTCATCCAAAAAAATAGTAGAACCGTGGGCTACCTTAAAAAGCCCGTCATGATCTGCCGTGGCCCCGGTAAAGGCACCTTTTACGTAGCCAAAGAGTTCTGACTCAAGAATGTGTTCTGGAACCGCAGGGCAATTAACAGTTATCATTTCTTTGTCGCGCCGATTACTCAACTGGTGAATAGCCCGGGCAATTAATTCTTTGCCTGTCCCTGATTCTCCCCTGATAAGCACCGTGACATCACTGGGAGCAATGCGTTCAACCATCTCTAGAACCCGCTTTATTGCTGGAGAATCTCCGATAATACCAAGCTTTTCCCGGGCATAGCTTGCAATCTCTGTCTTTAAATGGAGGTTTTCCCGCAAAAGCTTTGTTCTTTCGATAGCCCTTTTAACAACATGAAGTATATGATCGCTGTCGAAAGGTTTTTGAATAAAGTCATAAGCTCCGTCTTTTAAAGCTTGTACGGCCATTTCAATGGTGCCGTAACCAGTTATAAGGATAACCGAGATAGTATGGTCAAATTGTTTGATTTGCTTAAGTAATGCCAGCCCGTCGATACCCGCCATCTTGATGTCCGTGACCACGACATCTGGTGAAAAAGAGGAAAGTTTCTCTAAGGCTTCTTCTCCAGAAAGACATGGCTCAACTTCGGCTTCAGGAATCTGCCGGAACAAACGCAAAAGCATACGAGTCATATGAGGTTCGTCATCAACCACTAAAATGCGCGGATTCATTGCTCTCTCCACGATAAATTGGCAACTTAATCACAAAAACTGTATTTAACTTATATGAAAGGTGTTTTTCTTCCTTCGGAGGAGAAAAGACTTCTATCTTCCCCTCGTGGTCTTCAATGATCCCATAAGAAACAGATAACCCTAACCCGGTTCCCTTACGAGGCGCCTTGGTGGTAAAGAAAGGATCAAAGATTTTGTCCTTTATATCTGGTGGAATTCCGCTTCCTGTATCCCCTATTTCTACAAAAACGTAATCTTTTTCAGCAAAGGTCCATATATGGATTTCACCGTCTTTTTCTATGGCATCACGGCTGTTATTCAAAAGATTTACAAAAACCTGCCTTAATTGGTCTTCGTTACCCAAAATTTCAGGAAGATCAGGAGTTAAATAGAGTTTAATTTCAATTCTATCGAGTTCAAAGGTATGGCGCACCATATCAACTGTTTGGACAATACAATCATTAATGCAAAGCGGCTTTTTTAAGCGCGAAACATTAGAAGACCGCGCAAAACTTAGCAGATCAGCTACTATTTTCTTGCACACCTCCGCCTGAGACTCAATAATTTCAAGTTCTTCGGCAACCTCAGGTTGATCTTTAAAATCTTTTTTAAGCATTTGGGCGTAACCAAGGATTATACCCAAAGGGGTATTGATTTCGTGGGCAACACCTGCGGCAAGTTGCCCCAAAGAAGCCATTTTTTCAGAATAAATGAGTTTTTCTGTCATTTTGCGGTAGTTAGTAATGTCTTTAGCAATTCCTTCACAGCCTATTTTGCAGCCCGATTCTCCTTCAATAGCGTTAGCAGTAATGATCACATATCTCTCTCCACCGCCTTTAGTGATCCAGCGGGTCTCAAAGTCTTTTATGAACCCTATTTTGCAGGTAGCCACCAAATATTTTTGCCAGTCTTCATCTTCAGCAAAAAAGGTCCACATAGGTTTACCAATTAACTCTTCTTTGCTCTGATATCCCAAAAGCTTTACCCCGCTGGGGTTAATATCTGAGATGCGCCCCTCGGCATCACAAAAGAATATTACCTCCCCTGAATTCTCAAAAAGCCTTCGGAATTTTTGCTCGGAGGCTAGTAACTCTTGGGTACGCTTACGGACCTTTTCTTCAAGAGTTTGATGGAGTTCGCGAAGCTCTCTATTGGCAGCTTCTAATTCTTCTTTGGCCCTTTTGAGACGCTCGGCATCTGCGCGCACCAAAGCAATAATTTGTCCCACATTGGGATAAACAAAAGAAAGAACAGCTACCACCACAAAACAAATGCTATTTAAACTACCAGAAATAGGCGCAAGGGCACGCCACCATTCTGTCACTCCTGCGTAAACAAAAACAAAACGCAACATATGCCCGATACTTCTCGATATAGAAAAGGCCACAAAGGCCGTAGAAAGACCAAAAAGATACATAAAGAAAACACTTTCAGGGTTTTCTCTCTTGAGTTGAAGGGCGTAACGAAAGGTCGTAAAAGAAAGAAGGAGCATCAAAAAAGAGCCTACAAAATCTACCGAATATACTGGAAAAAGAGGAAGAGCTTTCATAATCGTTCCAATGGCTGCTTTCCTTGGGCTTTATAGAAGTGGCGAAGACTTTGCATTAAAAAGAACATGGCAGGAACACACAAAAGATGATCAAAATGGGTAATGTAAAAAGCCAGGCGTTCCCAATCAAAAGGCCCTAAAAGCAAATGGTCAAAGGGATTAGGAGGCAAATAAAGGGCCTCGTGGGGAAGTCTTCTTTTCAAAATATGAGCTGCCATGGCATCTAAGTTCCACAAAATAAAGAAGACCAGAGAGAGACGAAAATAACGCCAGGCCTTTTTATTTTCGCCACCTTCTTTACGCAGCCAGAACAGCAAAAAAAGAATAGCCGCTATAAAAAAGACATGTGCCAGGTTGTGAGTGTAGTAGCCTTCCGGGGGGCCATGGACCTGTACGGCAAAAACATTACCTGTACTTATAAGAAAAATAGTAAAAAAAATGGACAACAACCGCATCGGAATAATTTTACTCAAAAAGGAAGATTATTAAAAGAACGAGGCTTCTCAGCAACCCAATGATCGGTATTCTGATTTTTGTTAAGGCTATTTTAGCTATATGCCTTTACATAGGCATCAACTATCTTCCTCATCTCTTCGGTTGCCCTTTTCACATCAGGAGCTCCCACAATAGCTGATATAACCGCTATCCCACTAACGCCTGTCTTGAGAACTTCCTCTAAGTTTTGATAGTTTATTCCACCGATCGCTACCACTGGAATCTTGACGGATTCAACTACTTTTCTCAATCCTTCCAACCCCAGAACTTTAGCATCTTTTTTTGTATTCGTTGGAAAGACTGCGCCAGCACCGAGGTAGTTTGCTCCCTCTTTTTCTGCCAACAAAGCTTCCTCTAGACAGTAAACCGAAGCTCCAATGATCAAATTTGGGGCTAGTTCCCTGGCCATAGAGATTGGCATATCATCTGGTCCTAATTGAACACCGTCCGCATCAGTTGCTAGAGCAATATCAAGTCTGTCATCCACAAAAAAAAGTGCATTATATTCTTTGGTCAGCTTCCGGAGCTTTTTTCCGATCTCTATCATTTCCCTGGTTGGAGCATCTTTAATTCTCATTTGTATTGCGGTGGCACCACCTGCAAGAACATCTTTTGCGGTTTCTACTTCGTCCCTAAGATTTCTCTCGGTAATCACATAAAGTTTGAGCTTTTGTCTAAGGTCCAATTTCCGTCACCTTACCCATTTTGT contains the following coding sequences:
- the thiE gene encoding thiamine phosphate synthase: MDLRQKLKLYVITERNLRDEVETAKDVLAGGATAIQMRIKDAPTREMIEIGKKLRKLTKEYNALFFVDDRLDIALATDADGVQLGPDDMPISMARELAPNLIIGASVYCLEEALLAEKEGANYLGAGAVFPTNTKKDAKVLGLEGLRKVVESVKIPVVAIGGINYQNLEEVLKTGVSGIAVISAIVGAPDVKRATEEMRKIVDAYVKAYS
- a CDS encoding sigma-54-dependent transcriptional regulator, with protein sequence MNPRILVVDDEPHMTRMLLRLFRQIPEAEVEPCLSGEEALEKLSSFSPDVVVTDIKMAGIDGLALLKQIKQFDHTISVILITGYGTIEMAVQALKDGAYDFIQKPFDSDHILHVVKRAIERTKLLRENLHLKTEIASYAREKLGIIGDSPAIKRVLEMVERIAPSDVTVLIRGESGTGKELIARAIHQLSNRRDKEMITVNCPAVPEHILESELFGYVKGAFTGATADHDGLFKVAHGSTIFLDEIGDISPSVQTKLLRVLQEKEIRPLGSTKTIPVDARVIASTNQDLEEKMSQGAFREDLFYRLNVVTIYVPPLRERKEDILPLANYFLHKYSEKYGKEGLSFSSEALDYLVNRPWKGNVRELQNAVRRAVLLCRGDTITSQDFSEKTLPIQVDYFSLYLEKPYSQAKKELLESFSRRYVEELLLKTRGNVTQAARMAGLERQAFQRLMRQLQIKSSDFRKE
- a CDS encoding two-component system sensor histidine kinase NtrB, giving the protein MKALPLFPVYSVDFVGSFLMLLLSFTTFRYALQLKRENPESVFFMYLFGLSTAFVAFSISRSIGHMLRFVFVYAGVTEWWRALAPISGSLNSICFVVVAVLSFVYPNVGQIIALVRADAERLKRAKEELEAANRELRELHQTLEEKVRKRTQELLASEQKFRRLFENSGEVIFFCDAEGRISDINPSGVKLLGYQSKEELIGKPMWTFFAEDEDWQKYLVATCKIGFIKDFETRWITKGGGERYVIITANAIEGESGCKIGCEGIAKDITNYRKMTEKLIYSEKMASLGQLAAGVAHEINTPLGIILGYAQMLKKDFKDQPEVAEELEIIESQAEVCKKIVADLLSFARSSNVSRLKKPLCINDCIVQTVDMVRHTFELDRIEIKLYLTPDLPEILGNEDQLRQVFVNLLNNSRDAIEKDGEIHIWTFAEKDYVFVEIGDTGSGIPPDIKDKIFDPFFTTKAPRKGTGLGLSVSYGIIEDHEGKIEVFSPPKEEKHLSYKLNTVFVIKLPIYRGESNESAHFSG
- a CDS encoding 4Fe-4S dicluster domain-containing protein encodes the protein MAKYYIYHDPTRCIGCLACELSCMDWKGLPFGEANCRIFRSGPDMFHGKPRLMFLYNSCFHCERPFCVEACPTGALFKRESDGIVMFKSDLCIGCRACIMACPWGIPQWNSLEGKIHKCDYCVERIDEGLEPACVTRCPMDALKFVRVEEASKLKRARWLKDTFKHEVSHAAEF
- a CDS encoding 4Fe-4S dicluster domain-containing protein, coding for MPYTIEHDPSKCDGCQKCVEACNKGHGFSPGISNCRILSMKVVKDGEVKESFAYFSCMQCKKPKCADACPTGAMYRDASADVVFIDQKLCVGCLNCIFACPWGVPVFDPLTGVVTKCDLCYNRIKAGKKPYCVEACPNGALTVKEKKAPKKPAKKGPAKAKSAKKPEAKSATQKESENATQGA
- a CDS encoding molybdopterin-dependent oxidoreductase, with the protein product MGEKKTVYSICGMCSVRCPIAVEVEGNNVLWISGNPHDKGIGTGICAKGIAGRTLLNDAERPLSPLIRDGERGSGRWRSVSWDEALSYVAEKLKGIIDQYGGRAVLLSDRGGPFGEYRKAFLKAIGSPNYCNHDVTCAVSVNHAALSLFGFGRKTLNYDYRNAKHIVLYGRNIMEAIKIKTTKAVLDALDKGARLTYIDPRYSVTASKATRWWKIRPGTDYALNLTLIHIIIKEGLYDKKFVNRWVNGFEVLANFVEPYTPEWGEKETGIPAQEMYQFCREIAQDAPHVIFHPGWMRARYLNAFWESRTTYLLNVLMGAIEVPGGLFFMKGPGDAGKKGLKSIGENLPKVEEKRADGAGWKYPYINKGPGLLHRAFEAIKTGEPYPIKAYFVHRHDPLTGLPDPEAQVEIFKNLDLLVVCDVNWSETAKYADVILPECTYLERSDLIATQKGLKPGFRIRTQAIEPRHDTKPGWWIYIELAKRLGKGEHFPYETIEDLWQKQLEDTGINVEDIQKKGFITLVDEPIWYDRMEKLPFKTDSGKIEIIAKKWEEAGIPSLKPYESPEKPPKGKFRLLFGRCAWQTHGMWMNNPALHPYLKENVLWINDQVAKEMGLKTGDTVIVKNGNYEKKIKVFATELIHPEAVYMLHGFGRTVPQQTRAYNRGVADQRLEVGLLDVYDPAGGANALCECFVEVTPSE
- a CDS encoding sulfite exporter TauE/SafE family protein, which gives rise to MESLKKFRKFLMPFFIFLVVAWIYCLYSGVQASEEAQKMAAEAQKAAAQGAVAAKAAAGAQACNVLLNDDLGLKGKLGKIIAKTPVCTPTCTTGCIDPNAPKGYLGIPGGPKPSPIGGLLWAIWVGWIFSTVGAFGGIMAGVGHITIFGLANFAKSFKKTNPALNKFLTDTIRVSNMFLVGLSALVSAVNYWKMKRIVWPLAIALAVGAVGGAFGIAELTAGKISLKAYIGYFGLAVFAVAGFMFYGTTERARAKRKAAREAAKRFEEAAKKGDAADGVKVVSFGLTNCVFTFYGVEFRFNPLLAAFGGLVIATIAVFLGIGGGFLLVPFMTDIVKLPMFIVAGTSAFVVLIKMIMGICTYMLLKGVQVWWPLIGTELVGIFIGSMIGPRTQKYIPDIWLKRLFVVLAIYVGLRYTSKGFLGKSIVPPY